The proteins below are encoded in one region of Hordeum vulgare subsp. vulgare chromosome 3H, MorexV3_pseudomolecules_assembly, whole genome shotgun sequence:
- the LOC123440015 gene encoding proline-rich receptor-like protein kinase PERK2 isoform X2 produces MPRVLVESVQHLAAAPAAAAAGGLPAHPPQSSASPPPPAPTSPPPPTPPPKSPPPSSPPPASSGNNQSPNLPPGPGSPPPVKSPTSSPPPPASRPPSTPPTSRSPPPSSPPPPSPPSQQSSPPPAQSTPPSPGVSTQPSPKASTSRSQQSPPTSPPASPPPSQPKNPAPAIPTPSPPLNAESAPAGAGTSPPPLQTPVPAAAGQVPAAPGTPSSASLLPPPGIMPTSGPPPGTWQSPPRPAVAKASPPAPAPPTRSSAENLPTGVIVGVAVAGFLMALASLFMVACLSDRGKKRHPPMRKRRTTVVPARVPSPDSYPPSYGPAASPSGASSYEFSGYKSCFTYDELAGITGGFSADKVIGEGGFGKVYMGALGDGRRVAVKQLKVGGGQGEKEFRAEVDIISRIHHRHLVTLVGYCVTENHRLLVYEFVSNDTLEHHLHGQGLPVMDWPKRMKIAIGSARGLTYLHEDCHPRIIHRDIKSANILLDDAFEAKVADFGLAKLTNDAMTHVSTRVMGTFGLGLSWWTRWRRTTSGRSPTLPLSSGTPRPRCEGWWRRPPPAFATPAPRDRGWCRCGDRWTWTAARRT; encoded by the exons ATGCCGCGCGTTCTCGTGGAATCGGTCCAACACTTGGCCGCTGCCCCCGCGGCCGCAGCCGCAGGGGGTCTGCCGGCGCACCCGCCGCAGTCTtcggcctcgccgccgccgccggcaccGACATCGCCCCCGCCGCCCACACCGCCGCCTAAGTCCCCGCCCccgtcctctccacctcctgcgtctTCCGGCAACAATCAGAGTCCGAATTTGCCTCCGGGTCCGGGGTCGCCTCCGCCGGTCAAGTCTCCTACATCGTCCCCACCTCCTCCGGCCTCGCGTCCGCCCTCAACTCCGCCGACAAGCCGGTCCCCACCACCCTCTTCTCCTCCCCCGCCATCGCCACCTTCGCAACAATCGTCGCCTCCACCAGCACAATCGACGCCACCGTCGCCTGGTGTATCAACTCAGCCATCGCCGAAGGCATCGACATCGCGGTCGCAGCAATCACCTCCGACCTCACCACCGGCGTCGCCGCCACCATCGCAACCAAAGAACCCCGCACCAGCCATCCCAACCCCTTCACCTCCCCTCAATGCGGAGTCGGCTCCCGCCGGTGCAGGAACATCACCCCCACCGCTTCAAACGCCTGTACCGGCCGCAGCAGGTCAGGTGCCGGCAGCTCCAGGGACCCCTTCATCTGCCTCACTGTTGCCGCCTCCGGGCATTATGCCGACCTCCGGGCCTCCTCCTGGCACGTGGCAGAGCCCTCCCCGTCCGGCCGTCGCGAAGGCGAGCCCACCGGCTCCGGCACCTCCGACGAGATCCTCGGCTGAGAACCTGCCGACCGGGGTGATTGTTGGGGTCGCCGTGGCCGGGTTCCTCATGGCATTGGCGTCGCTTTTCATGGTGGCGTGCCTCAGCGACCGGGGGAAGAAGCGGCATCCACCCATGCGCAAGAGAAGAACCACGGTCGTGCCGGCGC GTGTCCCGTCGCCGGACTCGTACCCTCCATCCTACGGGCCGGCAGCGTCGCCGAGCGGTGCGAGCTCGTACGAGTTCAGCGGGTACAAATCGTGCTTCACGTACGACGAGCTGGCGGGGATCACCGGCGGGTTCTCGGCGGATAAGGTGATCGGCGAAGGCGGGTTCGGGAAGGTGTACATGGGGGCGCTGGGCGACGGGCGGCGCGTGGCGGTGAAGCAGCTCAAGGTCGGGGGCGGGCAGGGGGAGAAGGAGTTCCGCGCCGAGGTGGACATCATCAGCCGCATCCACCATCGCCACCTGGTGACGCTGGTCGGGTACTGCGTCACCGAGAACCACCGCCTACTCGTCTACGAGTTCGTCTCCAACGACACGCTCGAGCACCACCTGCACGGACAAGGGCTTCCGGTGATGGACTGGCCAAAGCGGATGAAGATTGCCATCGGATCTGCCCGTGGATTGACCTACTTGCACGAAGACT GCCATCCTAGGATCATACATCGGGATATCAAGTCAGCCAACATTCTCCTGGATGACGCCTTCGAGGCAAAG GTTGCAGATTTCGGTCTTGCTAAGCTCACCAACGACGCCATGACTCATGTTTCCACGCGCGTCATGGGCACATTCGG GCTCGGCCTCTCCTGGTGGACGCGCTGGAGACGGACGACTTCAGGGAGATCGCCGACCCTGCCCTTGAGCTCAGGTACTCCAAGACCGAGATGCGAAGGATGGTGGAGGCGGCCGCCTCCTGCATTCGCCACTCCGGCACCAAGAGACCGAGGATGGTGCAG GTGTGGCGATCGCTGGACGTGGACGGCGGCTCGACGGACCTGA
- the LOC123440015 gene encoding proline-rich receptor-like protein kinase PERK12 isoform X1 has protein sequence MPRVLVESVQHLAAAPAAAAAGGLPAHPPQSSASPPPPAPTSPPPPTPPPKSPPPSSPPPASSGNNQSPNLPPGPGSPPPVKSPTSSPPPPASRPPSTPPTSRSPPPSSPPPPSPPSQQSSPPPAQSTPPSPGVSTQPSPKASTSRSQQSPPTSPPASPPPSQPKNPAPAIPTPSPPLNAESAPAGAGTSPPPLQTPVPAAAGQVPAAPGTPSSASLLPPPGIMPTSGPPPGTWQSPPRPAVAKASPPAPAPPTRSSAENLPTGVIVGVAVAGFLMALASLFMVACLSDRGKKRHPPMRKRRTTVVPARVPSPDSYPPSYGPAASPSGASSYEFSGYKSCFTYDELAGITGGFSADKVIGEGGFGKVYMGALGDGRRVAVKQLKVGGGQGEKEFRAEVDIISRIHHRHLVTLVGYCVTENHRLLVYEFVSNDTLEHHLHGQGLPVMDWPKRMKIAIGSARGLTYLHEDCHPRIIHRDIKSANILLDDAFEAKVADFGLAKLTNDAMTHVSTRVMGTFGYMAPEYASSGKLTDRSDVFSFGVVLLELITGRKPVDSSQPIGEESLVEWARPLLVDALETDDFREIADPALELRYSKTEMRRMVEAAASCIRHSGTKRPRMVQVWRSLDVDGGSTDLTNGVKLGHSTAYDSGQYSADIELFRRMAFETDLDSAEYGLSGEGEPRPGSGRQQRTAAGR, from the exons ATGCCGCGCGTTCTCGTGGAATCGGTCCAACACTTGGCCGCTGCCCCCGCGGCCGCAGCCGCAGGGGGTCTGCCGGCGCACCCGCCGCAGTCTtcggcctcgccgccgccgccggcaccGACATCGCCCCCGCCGCCCACACCGCCGCCTAAGTCCCCGCCCccgtcctctccacctcctgcgtctTCCGGCAACAATCAGAGTCCGAATTTGCCTCCGGGTCCGGGGTCGCCTCCGCCGGTCAAGTCTCCTACATCGTCCCCACCTCCTCCGGCCTCGCGTCCGCCCTCAACTCCGCCGACAAGCCGGTCCCCACCACCCTCTTCTCCTCCCCCGCCATCGCCACCTTCGCAACAATCGTCGCCTCCACCAGCACAATCGACGCCACCGTCGCCTGGTGTATCAACTCAGCCATCGCCGAAGGCATCGACATCGCGGTCGCAGCAATCACCTCCGACCTCACCACCGGCGTCGCCGCCACCATCGCAACCAAAGAACCCCGCACCAGCCATCCCAACCCCTTCACCTCCCCTCAATGCGGAGTCGGCTCCCGCCGGTGCAGGAACATCACCCCCACCGCTTCAAACGCCTGTACCGGCCGCAGCAGGTCAGGTGCCGGCAGCTCCAGGGACCCCTTCATCTGCCTCACTGTTGCCGCCTCCGGGCATTATGCCGACCTCCGGGCCTCCTCCTGGCACGTGGCAGAGCCCTCCCCGTCCGGCCGTCGCGAAGGCGAGCCCACCGGCTCCGGCACCTCCGACGAGATCCTCGGCTGAGAACCTGCCGACCGGGGTGATTGTTGGGGTCGCCGTGGCCGGGTTCCTCATGGCATTGGCGTCGCTTTTCATGGTGGCGTGCCTCAGCGACCGGGGGAAGAAGCGGCATCCACCCATGCGCAAGAGAAGAACCACGGTCGTGCCGGCGC GTGTCCCGTCGCCGGACTCGTACCCTCCATCCTACGGGCCGGCAGCGTCGCCGAGCGGTGCGAGCTCGTACGAGTTCAGCGGGTACAAATCGTGCTTCACGTACGACGAGCTGGCGGGGATCACCGGCGGGTTCTCGGCGGATAAGGTGATCGGCGAAGGCGGGTTCGGGAAGGTGTACATGGGGGCGCTGGGCGACGGGCGGCGCGTGGCGGTGAAGCAGCTCAAGGTCGGGGGCGGGCAGGGGGAGAAGGAGTTCCGCGCCGAGGTGGACATCATCAGCCGCATCCACCATCGCCACCTGGTGACGCTGGTCGGGTACTGCGTCACCGAGAACCACCGCCTACTCGTCTACGAGTTCGTCTCCAACGACACGCTCGAGCACCACCTGCACGGACAAGGGCTTCCGGTGATGGACTGGCCAAAGCGGATGAAGATTGCCATCGGATCTGCCCGTGGATTGACCTACTTGCACGAAGACT GCCATCCTAGGATCATACATCGGGATATCAAGTCAGCCAACATTCTCCTGGATGACGCCTTCGAGGCAAAG GTTGCAGATTTCGGTCTTGCTAAGCTCACCAACGACGCCATGACTCATGTTTCCACGCGCGTCATGGGCACATTCGG GTACATGGCGCCGGAGTACGCATCAAGCGGGAAGCTCACGGACAGATCCGACGTCTTTTCGTTTGGGGTAGTGCTCTTGGAGCTGATCACTGGGCGGAAGCCTGTAGATTCGTCTCAACCCATAGGAGAAGAAAGCTTAGTAGAATGG GCTCGGCCTCTCCTGGTGGACGCGCTGGAGACGGACGACTTCAGGGAGATCGCCGACCCTGCCCTTGAGCTCAGGTACTCCAAGACCGAGATGCGAAGGATGGTGGAGGCGGCCGCCTCCTGCATTCGCCACTCCGGCACCAAGAGACCGAGGATGGTGCAG GTGTGGCGATCGCTGGACGTGGACGGCGGCTCGACGGACCTGACCAACGGCGTCAAGCTCGGGCACAGCACCGCGTACGACTCGGGGCAGTACTCGGCGGACATCGAGCTCTTCCGGCGGATGGCGTTCGAGACCGACCTCGACAGCGCGGAGTACGGCTTGTCCGGCGAGGGCGAGCCGCGGCCTGGTTCCGGGAGGCAACAACGGACAGCAGCTGGACGGTGA